A genomic window from Engraulis encrasicolus isolate BLACKSEA-1 chromosome 14, IST_EnEncr_1.0, whole genome shotgun sequence includes:
- the LOC134462697 gene encoding homeobox protein Hox-C13a-like → MTTSLVLHPCWADTLMYVYEKSPNENNPHKNQSMEGLSGNCPATHCRDLISHPALGRHSGSIATHQGSVYPDLPSQDAGRQCPAPQTSSSASLGYGYPFGSPYYGCRLSHSHNVNLQQKPCSYHPAEKYTEPSPALPTEELSSRAKEFAFYPSFASSYQTVPGYLDVSVVPGISTHPEPRHETLIPMDGYQHWALSNGWDGQVYCSKEQTQSTHLWKSPFPDVVPLQPEVSSYRRGRKKRVPYTKLQLKELEKEYAASKFITKDKRRRISATTNLSERQVTIWFQNRRVKEKKFICKSKTNAHMHAT, encoded by the exons ATGACGACTTCGCTGGTCCTGCATCCATGCTGGGCGGACACCTTGATGTACGTGTATGAAAAAAGTCCGAATGAAAATAATCCACATAAAAACCAATCCATGGAGGGACTGAGCGGGAATTGCCCTGCGACCCACTGCAGGGATCTCATCTCGCACCCGGCTCTTGGCCGTCACTCCGGGAGCATTGCTACCCACCAGGGCTCCGTTTATCCCGACCTCCCCTCGCAAGACGCCGGGCGCCAGTGCCCTGCACCGCAAACCTCGTCGAGCGCCTCGCTGGGCTATGGCTACCCATTCGGAAGTCCTTACTACGGTTGCCGGCTGTCTCATTCGCACAACGTCAACCTGCAACAGAAGCCATGCTCTTATCACCCCGCTGAAAAGTACACAGAGCCGAGCCCAGCCTTGCCTACCGAGGAACTCTCTAGTCGGGCCAAGGAGTTCGCCTTTTACCCGAGCTTCGCCAGCTCGTACCAAACAGTGCCGGGCTATTTGGACGTGTCAGTCGTGCCGGGGATCAGCACGCACCCAGAGCCAAGGCATGAAACTTTGATTCCTATGGACGGCTACCAGCATTGGGCTTTGTCGAACGGATGGGATGGCCAGGTGTATTGTTCCAAGGAGCAAACTCAGTCGACCCATCTTTGGAAGTCCCCGTTTCCAG ATGTGGTGCCACTGCAGCCTGAAGTCAGCAGCTACCGCCGAGGTCGCAAGAAGCGCGTCCCCTACACCAAGCTCCAGCTGAAGGAGCTAGAGAAGGAGTACGCGGCCAGCAAGTTCATTACCAAAGACAAGCGACGGCGGATCTCCGCCACCACCAACCTCTCCGAGCGACAGGTCACCATCTGGTTCCAAAACCGTCGCGTGAAAGAGAAGAAATTCATCTGTAAATCGAAGACAAATGCGCACATGCATGCCACCTGA